Proteins from one Mus pahari chromosome 10, PAHARI_EIJ_v1.1, whole genome shotgun sequence genomic window:
- the LOC110328027 gene encoding phospholipid scramblase 1 — translation MENHSKQTEAPHPGTYMPAGYAPPYPPGPSDHAAYPIPQAGYQGPQGPYPGPQPGYPVPPGSYAGGGPSGFPVQNQPAYNHPGGTGGTPWMPAPPPPLNCPPGLEYLTQIDQILVHQQIELLEVLTGFETNNKYEIKNSLGQRVYFAVEDTDCCTRNCCGASRPFTLRILDNLGQEVMTLERPLRCSSCCFPCCLQEIEIQAPPGVPVGYVTQTWHPCLPKFTLQNEKKQDVLKVVGPCVVCSCCSDIDFELKSLDEESVVGKISKQWSGFVREAFTDADNFGIQFPLDLDVKMKAVMLGACFLIDFMFFERTGNEDQRSGVW, via the exons ATGGAAAACCACA GCAAGCAAACTGAGGCTCCCCACCCAGGAACATATATGCCAGCTGGGTATGCCCCTCCATATCCACCAG GACCTTCAGACCATGCTGCCTACCCCATACCTCAGGCTGGCTACCAAGGGCCTCAGGGTCCCTATCCGGGGCCCCAACCTGGCTACCCAGTCCCACCAGGAAGTTATGCAGGTGGTGGCCCTAGTGGCTTTCCTGTCCAAAATCAGCCAGCGTATAATCATCCAGGTGGGACTGGAGGGACCCCATGGATGCCagccccccctcctcctctgaacTGTCCACCGGGGCTGGAATACTTAACTCAG ATTGATCAGATTCTGGTTCATCAGCAAATTGAACTTCTGGAAG TCTTAACAGGCTttgaaacaaataacaaatatgaaATCAAGAACAGCCTCGGGCAGAGAGTCTACTTTGCAGTGGAAGATACTGACTGCTGTACCCGAAACTGCTGTGGAGCATCGAGACCTTTCACCTTGAGGATCCTGGATAATCTGGGCCAAGAAGTCATGACTCTGGAGAGACCTCTGAGATGCAGTAGCTGCTGCTTCCCCTGCTGCCTCCAGGAG ATAGAAATCCAGGCTCCTCCTGGGGTGCCAGTAGGTTATGTGACTCAGACCTGGCATCCATGCCTGCCAAAGTTCACTCTCCAAAATGAGAAGAAGCAGGATGTTCTGAAAGTTGTTGGTCCATGTGTTGTGTGTAGCTGCTGTTCAGACATTGACTTTGAG CTCAAATCTCTAGATGAAGAATCAGTAGTTGGCAAAATTTCCAAGCAGTGGTCTGGCTTTGTGAGAGAGGCCTTCACGGATGCAGACAACTTCGGGATCCAGTTCCCGCTAGACCTGGATGTGAAGATGAAAGCTGTAATGCTTGGTGCTTGTTTCCTCATA gatttCATGTTTTTTGAAAGAACTGGAAACGAGGACCAAAGATCAGGAGTATGGTAG